From the genome of Vicia villosa cultivar HV-30 ecotype Madison, WI linkage group LG2, Vvil1.0, whole genome shotgun sequence, one region includes:
- the LOC131650489 gene encoding uncharacterized protein LOC131650489 — translation MLAEFGTIIQEHVRRVTTQKVHTHYLGHNIQNELILLLGYAIKIEIIRKIRQAKYFLVILDCTPDVSHQEQMSLIIIYVDVSSTSIRIEEPFLGFLNVNDTTGQGLFDVLQNELKELGLDLFDVRGQGYDNGSNMKGKHQEALLEVSENDLDPKIQNVAKSLATNELGYRESGFNKVLVNAKEIAVELNITPIFPQRRIIKRKRQFDENLNTPAVELSEEESFKVNYFLYLVDQVVVSLNKRFEQYQEYESIFGFLFTSHKFQSLDDATLKSCCSNFLNEY, via the exons ATGTTAGCTGAATTTGGCACAATTATCCAAGAACATGTTAGACGTGTTACAACTCAAAAAGTTCACACTCATTATCTTGGACATAACATACAAAATGAGTTGATTTTATTGCTTGGTTATGCAATCAAAATTGAAATCATTAGAAAAATCAGACAAGCTAAGTATTTCTTAGTAATACTTGACTGTACTCCGGACGTTAGTCACCAAGAGCAAATGTCTTTGATAATTATATATGTGGATGTTTCTTCAACTTCCATTAGAATTGAGGAAccatttttaggatttttgaatGTGAATGATACAACTGGCCAAGGACTTTTTGATGTTTTACAAAATGAATTGAAAGAACTTGGTCTCGACCTATTTGATGTGAGAGGACAAGGTTATGATAATGGGTCAAATATGAAAGGAAAGCATCAAG AAGCTTTACTTGAAGTGTCAGAAAATGATCTCGATCCTAAAATACAAAATGTAGCTAAATCCTTAGCAACAAACGAGCttg gaTATAGAGAATCAGGTTTTAATAAAGTACTGGTTAATGCTAAGGAAATTGCGGTTGAATTGAATATCACTCCAATATTTCCTCAAAGGcgtataattaaaagaaaaagacagTTTGATGAGAATTTGAATACTCCAGCAGTCGAGTTATCTGAAGAGGAATCTTTCAaggttaattattttctttacctTGTTGATCAAGTTGTTGTTTCTCTTAATAAGAGATTTGAGCAATACCAAGAGTATGAAAGTATTTTTGGTTTCTTGTTTACCTCTCACAAGTTTCAATCATTGGATGATGCAACTTTGAAGTCTTGTTGTAGTAACTTTTTGAACGAGTATTGA
- the LOC131650490 gene encoding uncharacterized protein LOC131650490 — translation MPPKNRKYECENDNCKKKKKIEELIQYQARVLDNFLINEPQVSNRSHDVDHMNVEILDSVHIENDNVDNVTIENDSVDNVSIGDEVNNDVGNLEEVNDDDDDDDDVDYDIFDPRNWDLSST, via the coding sequence aTGCCTCCTAAGAATAGAAAGTATGAATGTGAAAATGATAActgtaagaaaaagaaaaaaattgaagagtTAATTCAATATCAAGCAAGAGTTCTTGATAATTTTTTGATAAATGAACCACAAGTTTCAAATAGAAGTCATGATGTTGATCATATGAATGTTGAAATTCTTGATAGTGTGCACATTGAAAATGATAATGTTGATAATGTGACTATTGAAAATGATAGTGTTGATAATGTGTCAATTGGTGATGAAGTTAATAATGATGTTGGTAATCTTGAGgaagttaatgatgatgatgatgatgatgacgatgttGATTATGATATATTTGATCCAAGAAATTGGGATCTGTCTTCAACCTAA